The sequence ATTTGAGCATTTTATATATCAGGAAATATATGCTCATAGTAAATATTCAGGGATAGATTACCCTATTGCATACTGGAGGACAGCTTCACAATATGAAGTTGATTTTATCCTTGGCGATCACGAAATAGCACTTGAAGTCAAATCAACGGATATGGCAATGCCGCATCATTTAAAAGGGTTAAAGGCATTCAGCGAAGAATACAGGGTAAAATATAGCATTATTGTAACGCAGGATTTACATCCAAGGAAAATAGGTGGTATTACAGTGTTGCCGTGGAAAGTGTTTTTAGAAAAACTTTGGAACAAAGAAATTATAAAATAGTATAGTATCTGATACCTGATAATGGAAAAAAACGATAAGAAAATCATTGCTTCTAACAGGAAGGCGTTTCATAATTATGAAATACTGGAGAGCTTTGAGGCGGGGATAGTGCTTGAGGGGTATGAAGTAAAATCTCTAAGGCAGTCAAAGGCAAGTTTGGTTGACGGAATAGTACGTTTTGACAAAGATGAAGCATACCTTGATAATGTCCATATAGCGCCTTACCTCCAGCAGTCAACCCATGTTATTGATTATAACCCCAGAAGAAAAAGAAAGCTGCTCCTTCACAGAAGGGAGATAAACAGGCTTTCCGGGCGGACAAAAGAAAAAGGGCTGGCTGTGATTCCTCTTGAGCTGTATTTTTCTAAGAAAAATATGGTCAAAGTCTCTCTGGGGCTTGGAAAAGGAAAAAAGGTTTATGATAAACGGGAAGTCCTGCGTAAAAGGGATATAAATAGAGAAATGGAAAGGGACATTAAATCTAAAAAGTGAGCATGAGAAAAGTAATTCTGACTCTTCTATTCCTTTTTTCAGTGTCAAAGATATATGCCGGAGTCATAAATATCGGCGCAGCAAGTTATACGGACACCCTTCCTTCAGGTAAGCTAAAACCCCAGACTAATTTCTATGCAACTTCAAATATAAGCACACCTGTGCCGTCAAGCGACTGGTGGACTTCAGTGTTAAGTTCTTCTTACTCCTCCAGGATGTATGCCTATCCCCTTTGTTACAAATGTATATCACAAGGGTTCTTGATAGGTTATCCTGAAACTATTCCGTCCCAGGACTATGTATCCTTTGGGAGCGATTTATCTGCACCTTATAGGCAGCAGTTGCTTGTCCAGGGAATGTATAACGGCATTTCAAGCACTGTAACAGTTCAGAGCGTAAAAGTTGACTCCTTCGGGGATTGGTCGTTGACTTCTATATGGCAGGACAGCGTTGATCCATCAAACTACTTTACTGCAACTTACGGGCACGGATTTATATTTACATATTTTAATTTTTCTTCAGGTGTAAACCCGATGATAGCTTTTCCTTTAGAATGGGGTTTGGGGCAGCTTGATATTTACGATTCAGCCGGAAACCTTATCGCCTGGGACAACCCTGTTACCGGAGAGTCTTTTTCTCTAAGGTACCTTGATTATGCTACAGGCAAAGAAATATACTACGGCGTGTTCCTGCCAAATAACAGCGTTTTTAGTATAACCAATAAAGGCCATATAGTAAATATAACTCTGCCTGCAGGCAAAGATTTCATGTCTATAGGGTTAATGAAAGATAAAGCGAGCCTTTCATTTTTACGAAACTATGCTTATGCTTTTATAACGGACACTGAGTACGGCAGTTCGTTCGATACCGCAAAAAGCGTTGTTACAAGCAGTTTTACTGCCACAACCCAGCCAAAACAATTCAACCAGAATACAACTTTGATAGCTCTTTTTCCCCACCAATGGAAAAATGCTTCGGGTATAAGCGAAATATACAGTTTTCCGACCCTGCGCGGGGATATGAAAGTAATAGCAGCTGATAGTTTTACAGTGTCAAACAGGTTTCACGGTATAATGCCCTACCTTTTATTGTCAGGGAACCTGGACGACCAATACTTAAAAACTCTTCTAAATGACGACAAGGATTATACCTTCAAGTACGATACAGTTTATTACCACGGAAAAGAGCTCGTAAAAGTAGCAAACCTGATACCGATAGCTGACCAGCTCGGAGAAATAGGTACAAGGGATTCTTTGATAGCAAAACTAAAGGCAAGCCTTTTAGACTGGTTTACCTATACAAACGGCAAAACAGGCTCGTTTTTCTATTACGATAAAACCTGGGGCGCTATGCTCGGGTACAACATGGAGACTGAATTTTACCTGCACACCATAAAAGACCAGCATTTTGTGCTTGGATATTACGTATATGCAAGCGCTGTACTTGCGATGTATGATATATCTTTTAAAACAGATTATGGTGATATGGTCGAGTTGTTGATCCGCTCATACGCTTCACCATACCGAAATGACGCTATGTTTCCGTATTTGCGGACATTTGACCCGTATGAAGGCCATTCCTGGGCCAACGGCATGGCTTTATCTGATGATGGAAACGACCAGGAATCGTCTTCTGAAGCTATGAACTCCTGGGCAGGAATCTATCTGTGGGGTATGGCAACGAATAAAGATATTTACAGGACCCTTGGAATATGCGGCTATGCACTTGAGAATTCTGCGCTACAGGAGTATTATTTTGATACGGATAACACCACCTATTCGCAAACTTACGGCCATTCAAGCATCGGCAGGCTCTTTGGCGGAAAAGTTGATTACAATACATGGTTCGGCTCCGAGCCTGAGTACATACATGGGATACAGATACTGCCCCTGACACCGTCCATGCTTTATCTGGGGTATAACGCTGACTATGCAAGAATAAACTATAACCACATGGTACAAATAAATGGCGGCACAGAAGACAAATGGTATGATATATTCTGGAAGTATCAGTCTTTTTTTGACCCGCAGTCTGCCATAAGAAGATTCAGGGATGATATTTCTTATGATGACGCAGATTCAAAGACCGCCGTTTATTCCTGGCTGAAATTATTCGCCCTTTTAGGAAAACCCGATACAAACGTTTATTCAAATATGCCTTCGTTTGCTGCTTTTGACAGGAACGGAAGAAAAACCTGGATGGCATTTAATCCAGCAAATACCTTAGCAACAGCAAAGTTCTATGATTCTTTGAGCGGAGAGCTTATTGGTTCTGTTAGCGCAGGAGCTAATTCAATAGGTGTACAGAGTACTCTTCCTGTAAGCGCTAAAAGCTCAAATGATTTAAGCAAGGTAATAGCTTATCCCAACCCTTATTTAAACAACCCGGGCGGTATCATATTTTCAGGGATTGCTAATAATAGCAGGATAAAGATATTGGATATAGCGGGTGAAGTTGTCCAGGATTTTGAAGAAAATGACGGGGACGGTATTTACCAATGGGATGCAAAGAACAAAGACGGCGACAAACTTGCATCAGGGGTTTATCTGTATTTGGTCACAAATACTAACGCTGGCCAACAGAAAGTTATCGGAAAACTTGCTATAATAAAATAGAAAAGGCAGACCACAGACATCAGACTACAGACCACAGACTGCAGGCAAAAAAAGATTTTAAGTCTGTAGTCTGCAGTTTAAAGTCTGCAGTCTGTAGTCTATATAAGGGGTTAAATAATGAACGATAAAGTGGTATGGGTGGATTTTAATTTGTTAGAAAGGTTTATGGCAGATGTTTTTCAAGCAGTCGGGGTACCGGAAGAAGATGCTAAAGTCTGTGCCGATGTCCTTATCACATCGGATAAAAGGGGGATAGATTCGCACGGAATAGCGCGTTTTAAATCAATATACTATGACAGGATAAAATCAGGGATCCAGAACCCGAAAACGAAATTTGAGGTCATAAAAGAAGGCCCGGCAACCGCTGTTATAGACGGGCATGACGGCATGGGCCACGTTATCTCAAAAAAGGCAATGGAAATCGCCCTAGACAAAGCCCAA comes from Candidatus Liberimonas magnetica and encodes:
- the smpB gene encoding SsrA-binding protein SmpB; this encodes MEKNDKKIIASNRKAFHNYEILESFEAGIVLEGYEVKSLRQSKASLVDGIVRFDKDEAYLDNVHIAPYLQQSTHVIDYNPRRKRKLLLHRREINRLSGRTKEKGLAVIPLELYFSKKNMVKVSLGLGKGKKVYDKREVLRKRDINREMERDIKSKK
- a CDS encoding T9SS type A sorting domain-containing protein, whose translation is MRKVILTLLFLFSVSKIYAGVINIGAASYTDTLPSGKLKPQTNFYATSNISTPVPSSDWWTSVLSSSYSSRMYAYPLCYKCISQGFLIGYPETIPSQDYVSFGSDLSAPYRQQLLVQGMYNGISSTVTVQSVKVDSFGDWSLTSIWQDSVDPSNYFTATYGHGFIFTYFNFSSGVNPMIAFPLEWGLGQLDIYDSAGNLIAWDNPVTGESFSLRYLDYATGKEIYYGVFLPNNSVFSITNKGHIVNITLPAGKDFMSIGLMKDKASLSFLRNYAYAFITDTEYGSSFDTAKSVVTSSFTATTQPKQFNQNTTLIALFPHQWKNASGISEIYSFPTLRGDMKVIAADSFTVSNRFHGIMPYLLLSGNLDDQYLKTLLNDDKDYTFKYDTVYYHGKELVKVANLIPIADQLGEIGTRDSLIAKLKASLLDWFTYTNGKTGSFFYYDKTWGAMLGYNMETEFYLHTIKDQHFVLGYYVYASAVLAMYDISFKTDYGDMVELLIRSYASPYRNDAMFPYLRTFDPYEGHSWANGMALSDDGNDQESSSEAMNSWAGIYLWGMATNKDIYRTLGICGYALENSALQEYYFDTDNTTYSQTYGHSSIGRLFGGKVDYNTWFGSEPEYIHGIQILPLTPSMLYLGYNADYARINYNHMVQINGGTEDKWYDIFWKYQSFFDPQSAIRRFRDDISYDDADSKTAVYSWLKLFALLGKPDTNVYSNMPSFAAFDRNGRKTWMAFNPANTLATAKFYDSLSGELIGSVSAGANSIGVQSTLPVSAKSSNDLSKVIAYPNPYLNNPGGIIFSGIANNSRIKILDIAGEVVQDFEENDGDGIYQWDAKNKDGDKLASGVYLYLVTNTNAGQQKVIGKLAIIK